In one window of Nitrospinota bacterium DNA:
- the purH gene encoding bifunctional phosphoribosylaminoimidazolecarboxamide formyltransferase/IMP cyclohydrolase, producing MKRIKRVLISVSDKEGVVEFAKALSGMGVEILSTGGTNKLLTEKGIKVSSVSDYTGFPEILDGRVKTLHPKILGGILAVRGSKEHENDLRSQNIGLIDMVVVNLYPFEETVSKPGILLEKAIENIDIGGPSMLRAAAKNFNDVAVVINPKSYNEIISEMRENNGCLSDKTRFRLAKKVFQHTARYDSVIFSYLVSLKEDKEVFPKFLNLPFEKVQDLRYGENPHQKGGFYKEFPFKETEPSIISAKQLHGKELSFNNIIDLDAALALVNDFEETAAAIIKHTNPCGVAVDKSLVEAYRKARETDPMSAFGGIIGLNDIVDTETANEISKTFIEAVIAPDYEPSALEVLKRKKNLRIMKVEGWNKKRKFDPNRLDMKKVVGGMILQERDLIDIDLEKVKIPTKRKPTEQEFKALKFGWTVVKHVKSNAIVYSTENQAIGIGAGQMSRVDSAKIAAMKANLPLKGSVMASDAFFPFRDAVDEAAEKGITAIIQPGGSVNDEEIIKAADSHNIAMIFTGIRHFKH from the coding sequence ATGAAAAGGATTAAAAGGGTTTTAATAAGTGTGTCAGATAAGGAAGGAGTTGTTGAATTTGCAAAAGCCTTAAGTGGTATGGGAGTAGAGATTTTATCCACGGGAGGAACAAATAAGCTACTAACAGAAAAAGGGATAAAGGTATCTTCAGTTTCTGATTATACAGGTTTTCCAGAAATATTAGATGGAAGAGTTAAGACCCTCCATCCTAAGATATTGGGCGGAATACTAGCAGTCCGGGGGAGTAAAGAACACGAGAATGATCTGAGGTCTCAAAATATTGGATTGATTGATATGGTAGTAGTCAATCTCTATCCATTTGAGGAGACAGTAAGTAAACCAGGGATTTTGCTGGAAAAGGCTATCGAGAATATAGATATTGGCGGGCCGTCAATGCTGAGGGCAGCAGCAAAAAATTTCAACGATGTTGCTGTTGTTATTAACCCTAAATCTTATAACGAAATTATATCTGAGATGAGAGAAAATAACGGTTGTTTAAGCGATAAAACAAGGTTTCGATTAGCCAAGAAGGTGTTTCAACATACAGCAAGATACGATTCTGTTATTTTTTCTTATCTCGTTTCTTTAAAAGAAGACAAAGAGGTGTTTCCCAAGTTTTTAAATCTTCCCTTTGAAAAGGTTCAAGATTTACGATATGGAGAAAACCCTCATCAAAAAGGGGGTTTCTATAAAGAATTCCCTTTCAAGGAAACAGAACCCTCCATTATATCAGCTAAACAGCTTCATGGTAAGGAGTTATCTTTTAATAATATCATAGACCTTGATGCTGCTTTGGCCCTTGTAAATGATTTTGAAGAAACAGCTGCTGCGATAATTAAACATACAAATCCTTGCGGTGTTGCTGTTGATAAGAGTCTGGTTGAGGCTTACAGGAAGGCAAGGGAGACTGATCCAATGTCTGCCTTTGGTGGTATAATTGGGTTAAATGACATTGTAGACACAGAGACTGCCAACGAGATATCCAAGACATTTATTGAAGCAGTGATTGCTCCAGATTATGAACCTTCAGCATTAGAGGTATTAAAGAGAAAGAAAAACTTAAGGATTATGAAAGTGGAAGGATGGAATAAAAAGAGAAAGTTTGATCCAAACAGATTAGATATGAAAAAGGTTGTGGGAGGAATGATTCTTCAAGAAAGAGACCTTATTGACATAGATTTAGAAAAGGTTAAGATTCCTACAAAAAGAAAACCCACAGAACAAGAATTTAAAGCCTTGAAATTTGGATGGACAGTTGTCAAACATGTAAAATCAAATGCCATTGTTTACTCTACAGAAAATCAGGCTATAGGTATTGGGGCTGGTCAGATGAGCAGGGTAGATTCTGCTAAGATAGCGGCTATGAAGGCCAATCTTCCCTTAAAAGGGTCTGTTATGGCTTCTGATGCCTTTTTTCCTTTTCGAGATGCTGTGGATGAGGCAGCTGAGAAAGGAATTACAGCCATAATCCAGCCAGGGGGTTCTGTGAATGACGAAGAAATCATTAAGGCTGCAGATTCTCATAATATAGCTATGATATTTACCGGCATACGCCATTTTAAACATTAG